In one window of Reinekea forsetii DNA:
- the rpmF gene encoding 50S ribosomal protein L32: MAVQKSKVTRSRRGMRRSHDALSAPTLTVDGTSGETHRRHHVTADGFYKGHKVVAGRDD; this comes from the coding sequence ATGGCAGTTCAAAAAAGTAAAGTGACCCGTTCACGTCGCGGTATGCGTCGTTCACATGATGCCCTTTCGGCACCCACTCTGACAGTTGATGGCACCAGCGGTGAAACTCACCGTCGTCACCATGTTACTGCAGATGGCTTCTACAAAGGCCACAAGGTCGTTGCAGGTCGTGATGACTAA
- the kdsB gene encoding 3-deoxy-manno-octulosonate cytidylyltransferase — MQKVIIIPARFSSTRLPGKPMLDIAGKPMIVRVCETASAAPVDQIVVATDDARIQAIVREHGFEAIMTRADHVSGTDRLQEAAQILGLAADDLIINLQGDEPLMPADNLNQVAQLLVRHPEASVATLYELIAVELGRDNPNMVKLVQAENDAVLYFSRSAIPFDRDGLAGPEHFLKRHVGLYAYRKSALDLFVTYGEGQLERLEKLEQLRFMEHGHRIVAQKSLLPIPIGVDTAEDLEQVKLAFLNTKS; from the coding sequence ATGCAAAAAGTCATCATCATACCGGCACGCTTTAGTTCTACTCGCCTGCCGGGCAAGCCCATGTTGGACATTGCGGGCAAGCCGATGATCGTTCGGGTGTGCGAGACGGCCAGCGCCGCGCCGGTCGATCAGATCGTGGTCGCCACCGATGATGCGCGCATTCAGGCGATTGTCCGTGAACATGGCTTTGAGGCGATTATGACGCGAGCCGATCACGTTAGCGGAACCGACCGATTGCAAGAGGCCGCTCAAATCCTGGGTTTGGCCGCCGACGACCTGATTATCAACTTGCAAGGCGATGAACCGCTAATGCCCGCCGATAATCTCAACCAGGTGGCGCAACTGTTAGTGCGACACCCTGAGGCCTCAGTTGCGACTCTCTACGAACTGATTGCCGTCGAATTGGGGCGTGACAACCCCAATATGGTCAAGCTGGTTCAAGCTGAAAACGATGCGGTGCTCTACTTTAGCCGATCGGCTATCCCCTTCGATCGAGACGGCCTGGCTGGGCCGGAGCATTTCTTAAAACGCCATGTCGGCCTGTACGCCTATCGAAAATCGGCGCTGGACCTATTTGTTACCTATGGCGAAGGTCAGCTGGAACGCTTGGAAAAGCTCGAGCAGTTGAGATTTATGGAACATGGCCATCGCATAGTCGCTCAAAAGTCCTTGCTGCCGATCCCGATCGGTGTGGATACGGCCGAGGATTTGGAACAGGTCAAACTGGCCTTTTTGAACACTAAGTCATGA
- a CDS encoding phosphate acyltransferase: MARIAIDLHGGDFGPSILIPACFRYFRANPQHHGVLFGNLNARQAFKHSCPANIEWIDTNDISDLAHKPAQLMRRDGFSSIETAFKALRDGQVDALVSAEHTGVLLVLVGKYGALHPALNRPVLAAWLPTLTGTAMMLDLGASFTANQQQLLTYAAVGKALASTGEANPRLSLLNVGAEYYKGPEALRLAHATLQGWSDIDYRGFIEASDIFSGQADVIVCDGFTGNSIIKASAGALDLTFALLKARLEHGLLKPLLAWWLKRQLTTVLKKLDPRLANGALVAGSNLLVVKSHGNANDRAFASAIERAVSALALDSTGKIRRELDKLVEKWPLD, translated from the coding sequence ATGGCTCGCATTGCCATTGATTTACATGGAGGGGACTTCGGCCCCTCTATTCTTATCCCTGCCTGTTTCCGCTACTTTCGCGCTAATCCCCAGCATCATGGTGTCTTATTTGGCAACCTGAATGCACGCCAAGCCTTCAAACATTCCTGCCCCGCCAATATTGAATGGATCGATACCAATGACATTTCTGACCTGGCCCATAAGCCGGCTCAATTGATGCGTCGTGACGGCTTTAGTTCAATAGAAACCGCCTTCAAAGCGCTACGCGATGGGCAGGTCGATGCGTTGGTGTCGGCCGAACATACCGGCGTGTTATTGGTGTTGGTCGGCAAATATGGCGCACTGCATCCGGCCCTGAATCGCCCCGTGCTGGCCGCCTGGTTGCCGACTCTGACGGGCACGGCGATGATGCTCGACCTGGGCGCCTCCTTTACCGCCAACCAGCAACAACTCTTAACCTATGCCGCCGTGGGCAAGGCATTGGCGTCTACCGGCGAGGCCAATCCCCGCCTAAGCCTACTCAATGTTGGCGCTGAGTATTACAAAGGACCGGAGGCATTGCGCCTAGCGCATGCGACCTTGCAAGGCTGGTCGGATATTGACTATCGAGGCTTTATTGAGGCGTCTGACATCTTCAGCGGCCAGGCGGATGTAATTGTCTGCGACGGATTTACCGGCAATTCCATTATTAAAGCCTCCGCTGGCGCGCTGGACCTAACCTTTGCCTTACTCAAAGCACGACTCGAGCATGGCCTCTTAAAACCGCTACTGGCCTGGTGGCTAAAACGACAATTAACGACCGTACTAAAAAAACTCGATCCACGCTTGGCCAATGGGGCCCTTGTTGCCGGCAGTAACCTGCTCGTGGTGAAGAGTCATGGCAATGCCAACGACAGGGCCTTCGCCAGCGCCATCGAACGCGCGGTAAGCGCGCTAGCTCTGGACTCGACCGGGAAGATTCGGCGAGAATTGGACAAATTAGTTGAAAAGTGGCCTCTGGATTAA
- the murB gene encoding UDP-N-acetylmuramate dehydrogenase, whose translation MVDIKQNISLQALNSLAIPSLASHFVELTQEQDLPAIITYCNAHQLPMRVLGGGSNLVLSDRIDACVVHNALLGREIVGQTIDRVEIDIAGGENWHDLVAWTIAQGWSGLENLALIPGTVGAAPVQNIGAYGVELADRLVSVRAYDLFNSEFRIFSNAECLFEYRNSIFKSDENRYLICSIRLTVEQDFVPTLEYGPLQSLKAQPDLCAADVFDRVVAIRQAKLPDPRLIPNAGSFFKNPLVGADVFQRLQQQFPDLVSFQSGADYKIAAGWLIDRAALRGQSSAAGVGCYSEQALVLINPRRASSTDVLAWSGWVQQQVEGLFGLALEVEPRFWS comes from the coding sequence ATGGTTGATATTAAACAGAACATCAGCTTGCAGGCCTTAAACAGCCTGGCCATTCCATCGCTTGCCAGTCATTTTGTCGAATTAACGCAGGAACAGGATCTGCCCGCCATTATCACCTATTGCAACGCTCACCAGCTGCCAATGCGGGTGCTCGGTGGCGGCAGTAACCTGGTGCTGTCCGACCGTATCGATGCCTGCGTGGTTCACAATGCACTGCTCGGCCGCGAGATTGTCGGGCAAACGATCGATCGGGTGGAGATCGATATAGCCGGCGGCGAGAACTGGCACGACCTGGTCGCCTGGACCATTGCTCAGGGTTGGTCGGGCTTGGAAAACCTGGCGCTGATACCCGGTACGGTGGGCGCAGCACCAGTGCAAAATATTGGTGCCTACGGTGTAGAGCTTGCCGATCGTCTCGTAAGCGTGCGCGCCTATGATCTATTCAACAGCGAATTTAGAATCTTCAGTAATGCCGAGTGTCTCTTTGAATATCGCAACAGCATCTTTAAAAGCGATGAAAATCGTTATTTGATCTGCTCGATTCGCCTCACTGTCGAGCAAGATTTTGTCCCCACGCTCGAATATGGACCCTTGCAAAGCCTCAAGGCACAACCAGACCTGTGCGCCGCAGATGTATTCGATCGGGTAGTGGCCATTCGGCAAGCGAAATTGCCCGATCCTAGGCTTATTCCGAATGCCGGCAGCTTTTTCAAGAATCCTCTGGTCGGTGCTGATGTTTTTCAACGACTGCAGCAGCAGTTCCCCGACTTGGTGTCTTTTCAGTCCGGTGCTGACTACAAGATTGCGGCGGGGTGGCTGATCGATAGGGCGGCGTTACGCGGCCAATCCAGTGCCGCTGGGGTAGGGTGTTACAGCGAACAGGCGTTGGTGCTGATCAACCCGCGGCGCGCCTCATCGACCGACGTCTTGGCCTGGTCAGGCTGGGTGCAGCAGCAGGTTGAGGGTTTATTCGGTTTGGCGCTGGAGGTTGAGCCGCGATTTTGGTCATAA
- the fabD gene encoding ACP S-malonyltransferase: protein MNKLAFVFPGQGSQQVGMLAEMLETYPIVRDTFAEASELLGYDVTDLALNGPIEELNRTEKTQPALLTASIALYRLWSAQSPLKPILFAGHSLGEYSALVASGAVSFADAIKLVELRGQLMQLAVPAGEGLMAAVLGLDDQAVIDGCLAAEQGAVVSAVNFNTPGQVVIAGNTAAVERAMVILKTMGAKRVLPLSVSVPSHCVLMKPAADTLAQRLQAIHFNSPSAPIVQNRVALGVTDISEIRKNLLEQLYKPVQWTKSVQFMASAGVTEIIECGPGKVLSGLNKRIAGDVIHTAIGNLASFQKRLG from the coding sequence ATGAATAAACTCGCATTCGTGTTTCCAGGTCAGGGGTCACAGCAAGTCGGTATGCTGGCAGAAATGCTGGAAACCTACCCAATCGTGCGCGATACGTTCGCCGAAGCGTCCGAATTGCTGGGATATGATGTTACCGATCTGGCCCTAAACGGCCCGATTGAAGAGTTAAATCGAACTGAGAAGACCCAGCCTGCGCTATTGACTGCCAGCATAGCGCTATATCGACTCTGGTCGGCACAGTCACCCTTGAAGCCCATTTTATTTGCAGGGCACAGCCTGGGTGAATATAGTGCGTTGGTTGCCAGCGGTGCCGTTAGCTTTGCTGATGCCATAAAGCTGGTTGAATTGCGCGGCCAGCTTATGCAATTGGCCGTTCCGGCTGGTGAAGGCTTGATGGCGGCTGTTTTGGGCTTGGACGATCAGGCTGTAATCGACGGGTGTCTGGCAGCGGAGCAGGGCGCTGTCGTGTCGGCGGTTAATTTCAACACCCCGGGCCAGGTGGTAATTGCCGGCAATACCGCCGCTGTTGAACGGGCCATGGTGATTTTAAAGACTATGGGCGCGAAACGGGTATTACCCCTGTCGGTCAGTGTGCCGTCGCATTGCGTGTTAATGAAACCAGCGGCTGATACACTCGCGCAGCGGTTGCAGGCGATCCACTTTAACAGTCCGTCGGCGCCGATTGTGCAAAATCGCGTTGCGCTCGGCGTGACCGATATTAGCGAAATTCGCAAAAACCTATTGGAACAGCTCTATAAGCCGGTTCAATGGACAAAGTCGGTGCAATTTATGGCCAGCGCTGGGGTTACCGAGATTATCGAATGTGGCCCGGGTAAGGTCTTGAGTGGCTTGAACAAACGAATTGCCGGCGATGTGATTCATACCGCCATCGGCAATCTAGCTTCGTTTCAAAAACGATTAGGATAA
- a CDS encoding YceD family protein, which yields MSNFELPDRVNPYQLADKLTLLEGVISAKRLKRLDETTAGIDESAQVSLRFDRDESGRRLIFGHVTAIVNLQCQRCLQVYGSKLDGDFTLTLVYNDEMAKALPAHLDALLLLPDALLDVADIVEEELLLSLPMHAMHPDSECRIETQFGTDESKGSPEKAPNPFDVLKVLK from the coding sequence ATGTCAAATTTCGAATTACCAGATCGTGTGAATCCCTACCAGTTGGCTGACAAGCTCACTCTACTGGAAGGTGTTATTAGTGCGAAACGGTTAAAACGCCTGGATGAAACCACCGCGGGAATCGACGAATCAGCTCAGGTAAGTTTGAGATTTGATCGTGACGAATCCGGCCGGCGGCTAATTTTTGGTCATGTAACAGCTATTGTGAATTTGCAGTGCCAACGGTGTTTGCAAGTTTATGGTTCTAAACTGGACGGTGATTTTACACTTACCCTGGTTTATAACGATGAAATGGCTAAAGCACTACCGGCTCACCTGGATGCGTTATTATTGCTTCCAGATGCGTTACTGGATGTCGCGGACATCGTGGAGGAAGAGCTATTATTGAGCCTCCCCATGCACGCAATGCACCCAGACAGCGAATGTCGTATTGAAACCCAATTTGGGACGGATGAGTCAAAGGGATCTCCTGAAAAAGCTCCTAATCCGTTCGATGTTTTAAAAGTTTTGAAGTGA
- the rne gene encoding ribonuclease E translates to MLINATQAEELRVALVDGQQLYDLDIEAGFREQKKANIYKGRITRIEPSLEAAFVEFGAERHGFLPLKEIAKEYFIDSNMSSRSSIKELIKEGTEVIVQVDKEERGNKGAALTTMVSLAGRYLVLMPNNARAGGISRRIEGDERAQIREALQGVVIPNGMGIIVRTAGIGRSTEELQWDLDYLLQLWTSITAASVTRPAPFLILQESNVILRAIRDYLRQDIDTVLIDTKDAYNYALDFVQKVMPGYQNKIKLYEDTVPLFNRYQIETQIETAFQREVKLPSGGSIVIDPTEALVSIDINSSRATKGGDIEETAFNTNMEAAEEIARQLRLRDMGGLIVIDFIDMNQAKHQREVESRMKDSTDSDRARVQIGRLSRFGLLEMSRQRLRPSLGETSGIVCPRCNGHGTIRDVKSLSLAILRLIEEESLKERTAQIRTIVPLSVATYLLNEKRDAITDIEKRHKVHVLVVPNPNMETPHYEVVRMRDDDETLVTDEPSYAIKFDEPPLETEVVLEAMVKPQEAAITSIQASRTAAPIPESTAEAKPKAPAAKVAAGPSVAAKIGKWFSGIFKSEEKPVVPTFKATKPATSNSRNGRDRDRDRDRSKNSNNRNRNSRNQNSDRKPNPARTEVRADVQESKKVEEQVAVALAKPETETDNEPGTDAEPRRTTVRRPSRDAQSGRVIVDEIGQNRQTRGDSKNAAKRVRPEKPTEIVSEIDFDLVGKKPVDAAAADATEQAVTNAVAGTPEVSVSAEPITVETRAEVTAVAEVAVAAAVEPEAEVEIAAAVEPEAEVEIAAAVEPEAEVEVTAAVEPEVEAEAEVAPAAEPEVTVEVAAAEPEVVVEEAAVAEPEAAVAVSTSAELEAVAAEIEVVAEVASTPEAIIEAPVAAIPASPSATVEQETPAASILTESPTPEVAHETIAAEPVAQATVSDVAPVTADAEAETSEDAAVPGARAANDPREVRRRKVAAEKTDQD, encoded by the coding sequence ATGTTAATTAACGCCACTCAAGCCGAAGAGCTTAGAGTCGCCCTGGTCGATGGCCAGCAACTGTACGATCTCGACATAGAAGCCGGTTTTCGCGAGCAAAAGAAAGCCAACATCTATAAGGGACGTATCACCCGCATTGAACCCAGCCTTGAAGCCGCCTTTGTTGAATTTGGCGCTGAACGGCATGGTTTCCTCCCGCTGAAAGAAATCGCTAAAGAGTATTTTATCGATTCCAATATGTCTTCGCGTTCCAGCATCAAGGAACTGATCAAAGAAGGCACCGAAGTTATCGTCCAGGTCGACAAAGAAGAACGTGGTAATAAGGGTGCTGCCCTGACGACTATGGTCAGCTTAGCCGGTCGTTACCTAGTGTTGATGCCCAATAACGCTCGAGCCGGTGGTATTTCACGCCGTATCGAGGGTGATGAGCGTGCACAAATCCGCGAAGCGCTCCAGGGTGTCGTCATTCCCAATGGTATGGGTATCATAGTCCGCACCGCGGGCATCGGTCGCTCGACCGAAGAGCTACAGTGGGATTTAGATTACTTGCTGCAATTGTGGACCTCCATTACCGCCGCATCTGTTACCCGCCCTGCACCCTTCCTGATCCTGCAAGAAAGCAACGTGATCTTACGTGCGATTCGGGATTACCTGCGACAGGATATCGATACCGTACTGATCGACACTAAGGATGCGTATAACTACGCACTCGATTTCGTGCAAAAAGTGATGCCCGGTTATCAGAATAAGATCAAGCTGTATGAAGATACGGTACCGTTGTTCAATCGCTATCAAATTGAAACGCAAATCGAGACCGCATTTCAACGCGAAGTTAAATTGCCCAGCGGCGGTTCTATTGTTATTGATCCGACCGAAGCCTTGGTTTCGATCGACATCAACTCCAGCCGCGCGACCAAGGGTGGCGACATAGAAGAGACGGCCTTCAATACCAATATGGAAGCTGCCGAAGAAATTGCCCGCCAATTGCGCCTGCGCGATATGGGTGGTTTGATTGTGATCGATTTTATCGATATGAATCAGGCCAAGCACCAGCGTGAAGTAGAGTCCCGCATGAAAGATTCCACGGACTCTGATCGTGCTCGTGTCCAGATCGGGCGTTTGTCCCGTTTTGGCTTGTTGGAAATGTCCCGTCAGCGTTTGCGCCCATCACTTGGAGAGACCAGCGGCATTGTATGTCCTCGCTGTAACGGCCACGGAACCATTCGCGACGTCAAATCCCTTTCTTTGGCTATCCTTCGTCTGATCGAAGAAGAGTCATTGAAAGAGCGTACAGCGCAGATTCGCACTATTGTGCCATTATCGGTTGCGACCTATCTGTTGAATGAAAAACGTGATGCCATAACGGATATCGAAAAACGCCACAAGGTCCATGTCCTGGTCGTGCCGAATCCAAATATGGAAACACCGCACTATGAAGTAGTGCGCATGCGCGATGACGACGAGACCTTGGTCACGGACGAGCCGAGCTACGCCATCAAGTTTGACGAGCCACCGCTTGAAACCGAAGTGGTCCTCGAAGCAATGGTTAAGCCACAAGAAGCGGCCATTACCTCGATACAGGCTTCTCGAACGGCAGCACCGATTCCAGAATCCACCGCAGAAGCTAAGCCAAAAGCCCCTGCTGCCAAGGTTGCCGCTGGACCGTCAGTTGCGGCGAAGATTGGCAAGTGGTTCAGTGGCATCTTCAAGTCTGAAGAAAAGCCTGTCGTGCCTACGTTTAAAGCGACCAAACCGGCGACGAGCAACTCCAGAAATGGTCGAGATCGTGATCGTGATCGTGATCGATCTAAAAACTCGAACAATCGTAATCGCAATTCGCGCAATCAGAACAGCGATCGCAAGCCGAATCCTGCGCGAACCGAAGTACGCGCCGACGTCCAAGAATCCAAAAAGGTTGAAGAGCAGGTCGCAGTCGCCCTGGCGAAACCCGAAACGGAAACAGACAACGAGCCGGGCACTGATGCTGAGCCACGTCGCACTACCGTGCGTCGTCCGAGCCGAGACGCCCAAAGCGGTCGCGTGATCGTCGATGAGATCGGACAAAATCGTCAAACCCGCGGTGACAGCAAGAATGCCGCCAAACGAGTGCGACCTGAAAAGCCGACCGAAATCGTCTCTGAGATTGATTTCGACCTAGTCGGTAAGAAGCCGGTCGACGCAGCTGCCGCTGACGCAACAGAACAGGCGGTTACCAATGCAGTAGCGGGCACGCCAGAAGTATCGGTATCCGCAGAGCCGATTACTGTTGAGACCCGCGCTGAGGTAACGGCCGTCGCAGAGGTTGCTGTAGCCGCTGCCGTTGAGCCCGAAGCAGAGGTTGAAATAGCCGCTGCTGTTGAGCCCGAAGCAGAGGTTGAAATAGCCGCTGCCGTTGAGCCCGAAGCAGAGGTTGAAGTAACTGCTGCCGTTGAGCCTGAAGTGGAAGCTGAAGCTGAAGTGGCCCCTGCTGCTGAACCTGAGGTTACTGTTGAAGTGGCTGCTGCTGAGCCCGAGGTTGTTGTCGAAGAGGCGGCCGTTGCTGAGCCCGAGGCCGCTGTTGCAGTGTCGACCTCTGCTGAGCTTGAAGCCGTTGCGGCAGAAATTGAGGTGGTCGCCGAGGTTGCTAGCACTCCTGAGGCCATTATCGAAGCCCCAGTTGCGGCCATACCTGCCAGCCCATCGGCAACGGTCGAGCAAGAGACGCCTGCTGCGTCTATCCTGACCGAGTCGCCAACGCCCGAAGTTGCGCATGAGACCATAGCGGCCGAGCCGGTTGCGCAAGCCACTGTTAGTGACGTTGCGCCGGTAACTGCCGATGCTGAAGCTGAGACATCGGAAGATGCCGCTGTGCCGGGTGCACGAGCCGCCAATGATCCGCGCGAAGTTCGTCGTCGCAAAGTTGCTGCCGAAAAGACCGATCAAGACTAG
- a CDS encoding Maf family protein: MSQRLVLASTSQYKRAQLRLLGVPFTCVDPGVHEDHAQYSGDPESYAIDLSQQKAIASAKRNPTAWVLGSDQVAVAADGTLLTKAGTPEKAVVQLQQCQNQTATFYSAACLLRGDVSYRWSVRTRVTFRQLDYAEICRYVEADRPEHCAGSFKVEALGISLFRQIQSNDPSALVGLPLMTLAEHLRQVGFQVP, translated from the coding sequence ATGAGTCAGCGACTGGTTTTGGCCAGCACCTCGCAATACAAGCGTGCTCAATTGCGACTACTGGGTGTGCCCTTTACCTGCGTCGATCCGGGTGTCCATGAAGATCATGCGCAGTATAGTGGCGATCCGGAGTCTTATGCAATCGACCTTAGCCAGCAAAAAGCCATCGCCAGTGCGAAACGAAACCCAACGGCCTGGGTGCTTGGCTCCGATCAGGTGGCTGTGGCGGCCGATGGCACCCTACTCACCAAAGCCGGCACCCCAGAGAAGGCCGTTGTACAGCTCCAGCAATGCCAGAACCAGACGGCAACTTTTTACAGTGCCGCCTGCCTGCTGCGCGGCGATGTCAGCTACCGTTGGTCGGTTCGTACGCGGGTCACCTTTCGGCAGCTGGATTACGCCGAGATCTGTCGCTACGTCGAGGCAGATCGGCCAGAGCACTGCGCCGGCAGCTTTAAGGTGGAAGCCTTAGGGATAAGCCTGTTTCGTCAAATACAATCAAACGACCCGAGCGCACTGGTCGGTCTGCCCCTGATGACGTTGGCCGAGCACCTGCGGCAGGTCGGCTTTCAGGTGCCCTAG
- a CDS encoding RluA family pseudouridine synthase, which produces MSKVQFIEIEEDRVDQRLDNFLTYVLNNVPKSRVYRLIRKGEVRINGKRAKPDTKLNEGDMVRIPPVSDAIKAVATVEPGQKLRQDLKAAVVYEDELMLAINKPSGLAVHGGSGLKLGLIEALRADRPEEKFLELVHRIDRDTSGILLIAKKRKSLVLMQDEFRLKKNLQKTYWCLVSGIWPSDINSVDAPLLRHEESQTGERRVSVHKDGKPSLTRFRLLKQFADCAWVEAQPVTGRTHQIRVHCQYAGCPILGDDKYQDAATQAIAHGLGLKRLFLHAVQIRLPHPIERTELTINAELDPRLQSLLTGLTAKES; this is translated from the coding sequence GTGTCAAAAGTTCAATTTATCGAAATTGAAGAAGATCGCGTCGATCAGCGTCTGGACAACTTCCTCACCTACGTCCTAAATAACGTTCCTAAGAGTCGCGTCTATCGCTTGATTCGTAAGGGTGAGGTGCGCATTAATGGCAAGCGGGCCAAGCCCGACACCAAATTAAACGAAGGCGATATGGTGCGTATTCCGCCCGTTTCCGATGCGATAAAGGCCGTGGCAACGGTTGAGCCGGGCCAGAAGCTACGCCAAGATCTCAAAGCTGCTGTGGTCTATGAAGATGAGCTAATGCTCGCCATCAATAAGCCGAGCGGCCTGGCAGTGCATGGCGGTTCGGGCTTAAAGCTGGGCCTGATCGAAGCCTTGCGTGCCGACCGACCGGAGGAGAAGTTCCTCGAATTGGTCCATCGCATCGATCGAGACACCTCGGGCATCTTATTGATCGCCAAGAAGCGTAAAAGCCTGGTGCTAATGCAGGATGAATTTCGACTAAAAAAGAACCTGCAGAAAACCTATTGGTGCCTGGTCAGCGGCATCTGGCCAAGCGATATTAACAGCGTTGATGCGCCTCTGTTACGCCATGAAGAAAGCCAAACCGGTGAAAGACGCGTATCAGTCCATAAGGATGGCAAGCCATCCTTAACTCGATTCAGACTGTTAAAGCAGTTTGCAGACTGTGCTTGGGTTGAGGCTCAGCCGGTCACCGGCAGAACGCATCAAATTCGTGTGCATTGTCAATATGCCGGATGCCCCATTCTGGGTGACGACAAGTATCAAGATGCAGCCACCCAGGCCATCGCCCATGGTCTAGGCTTAAAGAGATTGTTTTTGCACGCGGTACAGATACGCCTACCGCACCCGATCGAGCGCACAGAACTGACCATCAATGCCGAACTCGATCCCCGGCTTCAGTCTTTGTTAACCGGTTTAACTGCTAAGGAGTCATAA
- a CDS encoding S49 family peptidase produces MFGYGSNNSDALGPVEGDKKEWRLIERVVMANTTELRRSRRWGIFFKLLTFIYILAVLVLFITNSAGSTSIGKTGGHVAVIDIEGTIASGELAGADAVIGSLSAALQHPDTKAVILRINSPGGSPVQSAYIFNEIQRQRALNEHVPIYSVIVDSGASGAYYIAAATQEIYASGASIVGSIGVTAAGFGYQDLMDKVGIERRQFTSGDHKAFLDPFSVLNPDEQALFEILLNDVHEQFIRDVKLGRGDRLVDSPKLFSGLFWTGSQALELGLIDGLKSTAELARELGYPQTVDFSLRPSPLEAFARNLGVSLAQALVKLGVSQGVTLN; encoded by the coding sequence ATGTTTGGATACGGGTCAAATAACTCAGATGCCCTAGGTCCTGTTGAGGGTGACAAGAAAGAATGGCGCTTAATCGAACGCGTCGTGATGGCGAATACTACCGAGCTGCGCCGCAGCCGCCGCTGGGGTATCTTTTTTAAGTTACTGACCTTTATCTATATCCTGGCTGTTCTGGTGCTTTTTATCACCAATAGCGCTGGCTCAACCAGTATTGGCAAAACCGGTGGCCATGTTGCCGTGATCGATATAGAGGGAACCATCGCCAGTGGCGAATTAGCTGGCGCAGATGCCGTTATCGGCAGCCTAAGCGCGGCACTGCAACACCCAGACACCAAAGCGGTAATCCTCCGCATCAACAGCCCGGGCGGCAGCCCGGTGCAGTCGGCCTATATTTTTAATGAAATTCAACGTCAACGGGCGCTCAATGAGCACGTACCGATCTATTCGGTCATCGTCGATTCCGGGGCCAGTGGCGCTTATTATATTGCCGCTGCGACCCAGGAAATTTATGCCAGCGGTGCCAGTATCGTCGGATCTATCGGGGTAACGGCGGCCGGTTTTGGCTATCAGGATCTGATGGACAAGGTGGGTATCGAGCGTCGGCAATTCACCTCGGGTGACCATAAGGCCTTTTTAGACCCCTTTTCGGTGCTGAATCCGGACGAACAGGCACTCTTTGAAATCCTGCTCAATGATGTTCATGAGCAATTTATTCGGGATGTTAAGCTCGGTCGCGGTGATCGTTTGGTCGACAGTCCCAAGTTGTTCAGTGGGTTGTTCTGGACCGGCAGTCAGGCTTTGGAATTGGGCTTGATTGACGGCCTTAAATCAACCGCCGAACTGGCGCGCGAGCTGGGCTATCCGCAGACGGTGGACTTTTCGCTGCGACCCTCGCCACTCGAGGCCTTCGCTCGCAACCTGGGTGTCAGTTTAGCTCAGGCACTGGTCAAGCTCGGCGTCAGTCAGGGCGTTACGCTCAATTGA